A single Penaeus chinensis breed Huanghai No. 1 chromosome 42, ASM1920278v2, whole genome shotgun sequence DNA region contains:
- the LOC125047866 gene encoding uncharacterized protein LOC125047866, giving the protein MQNPAMVASYLRPPCLTSLAASIVARSLTYEDYVECTHYRWDPVMIWQFELPQRKKKNKRCTERSQIFSLNDVSVPVPQPPWKEMRKFRDWWWNTNLLGSLDSSLRNHIVDAFEQLSWTSNTEEEYVLFLLLRLSVDTSIELGADRFDIPSEWCSDLAQVITHLGPYPLQKLCVFHDALGLKPVLTSLIQQSPYLQILKVNQWAVSNDVMMALGNSCNLLTEFVIPCMQPQVFMSDESLFSCFFNGMTREEVLKCWAQGKKPTLSFKHLRYIDILYWKQTERFIQMISVFYPNVRLCGIDDYTVEEENLDLAHPFLEVGAKVTALRISCRTKNILSERLKCLVDNSSFLRELRIHVDDNFDGADNEHVFEKRLEETGVKLKKLVSQMKSFDSLALRPHDGVDITKAVLPTLHSHGNILTSLHMCYEYALLNTNTLYQIINLCPKLYRLAISLRFGEIDEASTAYRTVLHSHTSLHTLVVQDISVEEESIQESAFAKVINDLLKAAPHIEMLGFSCLVEKEEEFALLTSASIRNLHLQFCFELGSLSSVQFFLHSLLPNFPNLKVLSIEIKDGIFQHESFTYVCKTGVRVTRKKPQFFQIPRWDTSNISQNTFALLVM; this is encoded by the exons atgggATCCTGTTATGATATGGCAGTTTGAACTTCCTCagcggaagaagaaaaacaaaaggtgCACAGAACGCAGTCAGATTTTTAGCCTGAACGATGTTTCAGTCCCAGTGCCACAGCCACCTTGG AAAGAAATGCGGAAATTTCGAGACTGGTGGTGGAACACGAACCTTTTAGGCAGTTTAGACTCCTCCCTCCGCAACCACATTGTCGATGCCTTTGAGCAGCTTAGTTGGACATCGAATACGGAGGAGGAATACGTACTCTTCCTGTTACTACGGCTCTCTGTCGACACAAGTATTGAGCTCGGGGCGGATCGGTTCGACATCCCAAG TGAGTGGTGTTCTGACCTGGCTCAAGTTATTACACACCTGGGTCCATATCCCCTTCAAAAACTGTGCGTGTTCCATGACGCTCTTGGCCTCAAGCCTGTTCTTACTTCGCTCATCCAACAGTCACCTTACTTACAG ATTTTGAAGGTAAACCAGTGGGCTGTTAGCAACGATGTAATGATGGCCCTCGGAAACAGCTGCAACCTCCTAACAGAATTTGTCATCCCTTGCATGCAGCCGCAAGTTTTCATGAGTGACGAGtccctcttttcctgtttcttcaaTGGAATGACAAGAGAGGAGGTGCTGAAGTGTTGGGCTCAGGGTAAAAAGCCGACCTTGTCTTTCAAGCAtctgagatatatagatatactttattGGAAGCAGACAGAGAGGTTCATTCAGATGATTAGTGTGTTTTATCCCAACGTGCGCTTGTGTGGCATTGATGATTACACGGTGGAGGAGGAGAACTTGGATCTTGCCCACCCTTTCTTAGAAGTAGGGGCCAAGGTTACAGCTCTGAGGATAAGCTGTAGGACCAAAAATATCCTTAGTGAAAGACTGAAGTGTTTAGTTGACAACTCATCCTTCTTGAGAGAACTCAGAATACATGTTGATGACAACTTCGATGGTGCGGACAATGAGCATGTGTTTGAAAAACGCCTTGAAGAAACGGGCGTCAAGTTAAAGAAACTGGTTAGTCAAATGAAGTCCTTCGATTCCTTAGCACTTCGCCCCCACGATGGTGTGGACATAACGAAAGCTGTGTTGCCAACTCTTCACTCGCACGGGAATATTCTCACAAGCTTGCACATGTGTTATGAATATGCTCTGCTGAATACAAACACTCTCTATCAGATTATAAATTTGTGTCCAAAGCTGTATAGACTCGCAATCTCGTTAAGGTTTGGTGAGATTGACGAGGCATCAACAGCCTACAG AACAGTTCTTCACTCACATACTAGTCTGCATACCTTAGTAGTTCAAGACATCTCAGTGGAGGAGGAGAGTATTCAGGAGTCTGCTTTTGCCAAGGTCATCAATGATTTGCTGAAAGCTGCCCCACATATTGAG atGCTTGGATTTTCATGTCTtgttgagaaggaggaagaattcgCACTCTTGACATCAGCATCCATCAGGAATTTACACCTGCAGTTTTGCTTCGAACTCGGCAGTCTCTCGTCCGTTCAGTTCTTCCTGCATTCTCTTCTCCCGAACTTCCCCAACCTCAAGGTGCTATCCATAGAAATCAAAGACGGAATTTTCCAGCACGAGTCGTTCACCTACGTGTGCAAGACAGGTGTCCGGGTTACGAGAAAAAAGCCCCAGTTTTTCCAAATACCCCGTTGGGATACTTCAAACATATCACAAAATACATTTGCGCTTCTGGTGATGTGA